The genomic segment CGGCACCGCCGCACGCGTCCTGGCTCTGGAGGTCGGAGCCGGGCAGGCGCCCGTCGTCCGCGGCCTCGTGGCCGCGGCGGGCTTCGACGACGTCACCGTCATCCGCGACCTGGCCGGCATCGAGCGCGTCGTGGTGGGGCGCCGGTGATCACGCCCGACCAGGCGGCGACCTTCGAGCGCTGCATGGCCGTCGGCGGCGTCGCGCTCTTCGGCGCCGACACCGTCTACGGGCTGGCCTGCGACCCCGGCAACGACGAGGCGGTCCGGCGGCTGTACGCGATCAAGCGCCGGCGCCCCGACCGCCCCGCCGCCGTCATGTTCTTCTCGCGGGAGCTCGCGCTCGCCGCGCTGCCCGAGGTGGGCCCCCGCACCGTCGCGGGCCTCGAGGCCCTGCTGCCCGGGGGCGTGACCGTGCTGCTGCCCAACCCGCTGCGCCGCTACCCGCTGGCCTGCGGCCCCGACCCCGACGCGCCGCTCGGGCTGCGCGTGCCGGCCCTCGGCCCCGCCGCGGCCGGGCTGGCGGCCGTGCGCTGGCCCGTGCTGCAGTCCAGCGCCAACCTGTCGGGCGAGCCCGAGGCCCGGCGGCTGGAGGACGTCGCCGCCGTCGTGCGCGACGACGTCGACCTCGTGCTCGACGCGGGGGAGCTCGCGGGCCGCGCGTCGACGGTCATCGACCTGCGCCGCTACGAGGACGACGGCCACTGGGAGATCGTGCGCGAGGGCGCCGTGAGCCCGGGCTGCGTCGAGGCCGCCCTCGGCGCGTTGGGCTGAGGTATGTTCCGCTCGTCATGGTGATCGCCGTCGGCTCCGACCACGCGGGCTACCACCTGAAGGAGCACGTCAAGGCGGTCCTGGAGGCCGCCGGGCACGAGATCGTCGACGTCGGCACGGGCAGCCCGGACTCGGTCGACTACCCGGCCTTCGCCGAGCACGCGGCCCGGCTGGTCTCCGTCGGTGAGGCCGAGCGCGCGGTGCTGGCCTGCGGCTCGGGCGTCGGGGTCGCGATCGTGGCCAACAAGGTCCCGGGCGTGCGCGCCGTCAACGCCCACGACCCGTCCGAGGTCGAGATGGCGCGGCGCCACAACGACGCCAACACCGTGACGCTGTCCGGCGCGCGGCTGGCCCCCGACGAGGCCGACGCGATCGTCGAGCGCTTCCTGCGCACGGGCTTCGAGGGCGGCCGCCACGCCCGGCGCGTGTCCCAGATCGCCGAGCTCGACGGCTCCGCGGTCGGCTCCTGATACCGTCGGTCGGGTCGCGACTGGCGCCACGGGAGGAAGCGACCTCCGGGAAGCGACACCACGAGTCCCGCCGCGCGCCTGGGCACCCTTCGGATCCCCCAAAGAGGAGCAGCCCGCCGTGTCCACCGATCTGAGCCCCGACTTCTTCTCCCGGTCGCTGGCCGACGTCGATCCCGAGGTGGCCGAGGCCATCGGCCACGAGCTCGACCGCCAGCAGCGCACGCTGGAGATGATCGCCTCCGAGAACTTCGTGCCCCAGAGCATCCTCGAGTGCCAGGGCAGCGTGCTGACCAACAAGTACGCCGAGGGCTACCCCGGCCGGCGCTACTACGGCGGCTGCGAGTTCGTCGACGTCATCGAGCAGCTGGCCATCGACCGGGCCAAGGCGCTGTTCGGCGCCGAGCACGCCAACGTCCAGCCCCACGCGGGGGCCCAGGCCAACGCCGCCGTCTACCACGCGCTGCTGCAGCCGGGCGACACCATCATGGGCCTGGCGCTGCCCCACGGCGGCCACCTCAGCCACGGGATGAAGCTCAACGTGTCGGGTCGCCTGTACGACATCGCCCCCTACGAGGTCGACCGCGAGACGTCGCTCATCGACATGGACGAGGTGCAGCGCATCGCCAAGGAGCGCCGTCCGAAGCTGCTGCTAGCGGGCTGGTCGGCCTACCCGCGCCAGCTGGACTTCGCGCGCTTCCGCGCGATCGCCGACGAGGTCGGCGCGCTGCTCATGGTCGACATGGCGCACTTCGCCGGCCTCGTGGCCGCCGGGCTGCACCCCAACCCGGTGCAGCACGCCGACGTCGTCACCTCGACGGTGCACAAGACGCTGGGCGGCGCGCGCGGCGGGCTGATCCTCTGTCGCGAGGAGTACGCCAAGGCCATCAACTCGGCGGTGTTCCCGGGCCAGCAGGGGGGGCCGCTGGAGCACGTCATCGCCGGCAAGGCGGTCGCGTTCAAGATCGCCGCGACCGAGCTGTTCCGCGAGCGCCAGCAGCGCACGATCGAGGGCGCGCAGGCCGTCGCGGCCGCCATCATGGGCGCCGGCCACGGGGTCAACGTGCTGACCGGCGGCACGGACGTCCACCTCGCGCTCGTCGACCTCCGCGCGTCGGAGATCGACGGCCAGCAGTCCGAGGACCGCCTGCACGACATCGGCATCACGGTCAACCGCAACGCCGTGCCGTTCGACCCCCGGCCGCCCATGGTCACCAGCGGCCTGCGCGTCGGCACCGGAGCTCTGGCGACGCGCGGCCTGCAGGCCGAGGACTTCGCCGAGGTCGGCCAGATCATCGCCACGGCGCTGACCCCGGACCACCAGGCCCGGCGCGACGAGCTCGCCGATCGCGTCACCGCGATCGCCGACCGCTACCCGCTCTACGAGCAGCTCGGCGCGGGCGCGGCGGCCTGAGCCGAGGGGGCTAGGAGCAGCGCTCGGGCGGCGCGAGCGGCGCCGGGCGCGGGCGGGCGCGCACGGCGGCGACGGGCTCGCGCGCGCGGCGCGGCGCGAGGGCGGCGGCGACGCGGCGCAGCACGAGCGCGACCGGGACCGTGATGACCAGCGCACCGGTCAGCTCCGCGGGTCCCAGGCCGCCCAGCATGCCGGTCAGGCAGAAGAGGCCCGCGCTGATCAGCACGGCGCACAGCAGGACGATCGGATGTTCACGTCGGGACATCGCCCGGTCGTGCTTCCCGCGACCACCGACTCCGAATCACGGTCGTCAGGGGCCCGTCACGCGGACGCTGGACGGCCGCCCCGAGGGGTCTCAGCGGCCCACGGCGCGGGCCAGCACGGCGGCCATCCGGGCCGCCTGCCGCGCGCTGCCGTGCGCGCCGGCGGCCGCCCGCGCGGCCGGGTTGGGCGCCGGCATCGCCGCGGCCCGCGCGAGGCCCGCGACCAGGGCGGCGGGGTCGGCGGGGTCGACGAGCACGCCGGCCTCGGGGGTCACGAACTCCGGCGGACCGCCCTGCGTCGTGGCCACGACCGTGCGCTCCATCGCCATCGCCTCCAGCGCGGCCAGGCCGAACGGCTCGATCGCCGAGGGCTGGCAGAGCACGTCGCAGGCGGCCAGCCACGCCGGCACGGCGTCGTGGGCGACGCGGCCGGTGAGCATCACGCCCGGGCGGCCCTCGAGCTCGGCGCGCAGCGGCCCGTCGCCGACGTAGGTCAGCGAGCCGCGCCCGAGCGCCGCGAAGGCGTCGGCCAGCGCGACGACGTTCTTGCGCGCGATGAGCGCGCCGACGCACAGGAAGCGCGGATGGTCGCCCGGCCACGGCGCCGGCGCGACCGTGCCCGGGTCGAACTCGGCGAGGTCGACGCCGAGGTCGCAGACCTCGGGCTCCACGCCGGGGAAGTGCGCGGCCAGGCGCGCGGCGAGCCAGCGCGAGTTGGCGATCACCGCCGCGGCGCCGCGCACGACGGGCGCGGTCACGGCCCGGATCGCGCGGCGGTCGCAGTTGGCCACGTCCTGGCCGTGGGCCATGACGACCAGCGGCGCGTCGGCGGCCCGCGCGGCGGCCAGCCCCGCCGCGCCGGCCGGGAACAGGAAGTGGGCGAAGACGACGTCGGGGCGCCGTCGCCGCGCGGCGGCGACCGCGCGGCCGGCCAGCCGGGCGTACTTCAGCGGCGAGCCGCCGCGGCGCCCGATCGCCGCGACGTCGACCTCGTGGCCCTGCGCGCGCAGCTCACGGACCATGGGCACCAGGAAGCTGCCGAGCTCGGGGGTGGCGGCCGTCGGCCACATCTGGGTGACGAGGAGGATGCGCACGGCGGGCATCACAGCCTCCCACGCCGGGCCGATGCGTAGGCTCTGACGTCGATGACGCAGCTCGACGCGGTCTACGCGTTCGTCACCGCCTTCGCGGTGGCGGCGCTGCTCACGCCGCTGACGGCGCGCCTCGCCCGTCGTGTCGGGGCCATCGACCAGCCCAAGTCCCGCGGGCTCGGGCGCGACGCGACGCCGCTGCTGGGCGGCCTGGCCATCGGCGCGGGCGCGCTCGTGGCCGCGCTGATCTTCCTGGACCCGTCGGCGCGCACCCACGACCGGCTGCTGGGGATCCTCGGCGGCGCGCTGCTCATCACGGTCGTCGGGGCGGTCGACGACCGCTTCGACCTGCACCCGGCGGTCAAGCTGCTCGGGCAGGTCGCCGCCGCGGTCATCCCCGTGGCGGCGGGGGTCGAGGTCACCAACATCACGCTGCCCTTCGCCGGGGCGATCGACTTCGGCTCGGCCGGCGCGCCGGTGACGGTCGTCGGCCTCGTGGCGATGATGAACGTCGTCAACTTCTCCGACGGCGTCGACGGCCTGGCCGCCGGCGTCTGCGCGATCTCGGCGGTGGCCTTCAGCATCATCGCGTTCGACCTCGACCGCTCCTACGCCGCGATCCTCGCCGCGTGCACGGCGGGGGCGGCGACGGGCTTCCTGCTGCACAACTTCCCGCCCGCCTCGATCTACATGGGCGACACCGGCGCCAACCTGCTCGGGCTGCTGCTGGGCTGCATCGCGGTCGAGGGCGCGGTCAAGACCCAGGCGGTCCTGGCGCTCGTCTTCCCGCTCGTCGTGCTCGCGGTGCCGTTCCTGGACACGACGTTCGTGATCCTCAAGCGCATGAAGTACCGGCGCAAGGTCTACGTGGCCGACGCCAACCACTTCCACCACCGCCTCAGCCGCATCGGCTTCAGCGAGCGCCGGACGCTGGCCTACCTCTACGCCTGGACCCTGCTGCTCGGCGGGTTCGCCGTCGCGCTGCGGTTCATCCCGTACTCCGACCACCACGGCCACCTGCACACGGGATGGTCGGTCGTGGTCGCCGCGCTGGCGCTGCTCGTCGCCGCGGCCAGCGTGTACCTGGTCTACGTCCTGGAGATCGTCAAGCTCCGGCGGATCACGCGCCGCCGGCGCCCCGACGCCACCGAGGACGAGGTCGACGCCCACGTCGAGCGCACGATGGAGACCGGGGAGTTCGAGGCGCTCGGCCGCTAGGCGGAGCCCGGGGCGCCGCCGTAGACCGCGGCCAGGTAGATGTCGGCCACCGCGTCGATGAGCGGGCCGCCGGTGAGCGGCACGCCCTGGACCAGCTGCTGGTAGCAGGCGCGCTCCACCATCCACGTCAGCGCGAACGCCGTCGCGTGCGCGGCCTCCGGCGCCGTTCCCGGCGAGCGCGCCTCGATGCGCCGCGCGGTGGCGTCGACGAAGCGGTCGAGCAGGCCGCGCCAGAACGTGGCGATGTCGGGCTCATAGGTCGAGACCTCGACGATCGCACGGACGAGGACCCCGTGCTGCTCGTAGAGGGCGAAGATCCGCGCGAGCGCCTCGCGGATCATGACCTGCGGGTCGCCG from the Baekduia soli genome contains:
- the rpiB gene encoding ribose 5-phosphate isomerase B encodes the protein MVIAVGSDHAGYHLKEHVKAVLEAAGHEIVDVGTGSPDSVDYPAFAEHAARLVSVGEAERAVLACGSGVGVAIVANKVPGVRAVNAHDPSEVEMARRHNDANTVTLSGARLAPDEADAIVERFLRTGFEGGRHARRVSQIAELDGSAVGS
- a CDS encoding glycosyltransferase; its protein translation is MPAVRILLVTQMWPTAATPELGSFLVPMVRELRAQGHEVDVAAIGRRGGSPLKYARLAGRAVAAARRRRPDVVFAHFLFPAGAAGLAAARAADAPLVVMAHGQDVANCDRRAIRAVTAPVVRGAAAVIANSRWLAARLAAHFPGVEPEVCDLGVDLAEFDPGTVAPAPWPGDHPRFLCVGALIARKNVVALADAFAALGRGSLTYVGDGPLRAELEGRPGVMLTGRVAHDAVPAWLAACDVLCQPSAIEPFGLAALEAMAMERTVVATTQGGPPEFVTPEAGVLVDPADPAALVAGLARAAAMPAPNPAARAAAGAHGSARQAARMAAVLARAVGR
- a CDS encoding glycosyltransferase family 4 protein, producing the protein MTQLDAVYAFVTAFAVAALLTPLTARLARRVGAIDQPKSRGLGRDATPLLGGLAIGAGALVAALIFLDPSARTHDRLLGILGGALLITVVGAVDDRFDLHPAVKLLGQVAAAVIPVAAGVEVTNITLPFAGAIDFGSAGAPVTVVGLVAMMNVVNFSDGVDGLAAGVCAISAVAFSIIAFDLDRSYAAILAACTAGAATGFLLHNFPPASIYMGDTGANLLGLLLGCIAVEGAVKTQAVLALVFPLVVLAVPFLDTTFVILKRMKYRRKVYVADANHFHHRLSRIGFSERRTLAYLYAWTLLLGGFAVALRFIPYSDHHGHLHTGWSVVVAALALLVAAASVYLVYVLEIVKLRRITRRRRPDATEDEVDAHVERTMETGEFEALGR
- a CDS encoding TetR/AcrR family transcriptional regulator; this translates as MDEPRTASPVAHREGPPTAKRAQVQAAVLAATEELLAGGSSYADLNVERIATAAGISRTAFYFYFRDKRDLLMRLAADVTEQLYDQADIWFSGGGDPQVMIREALARIFALYEQHGVLVRAIVEVSTYEPDIATFWRGLLDRFVDATARRIEARSPGTAPEAAHATAFALTWMVERACYQQLVQGVPLTGGPLIDAVADIYLAAVYGGAPGSA
- the glyA gene encoding serine hydroxymethyltransferase, producing MSTDLSPDFFSRSLADVDPEVAEAIGHELDRQQRTLEMIASENFVPQSILECQGSVLTNKYAEGYPGRRYYGGCEFVDVIEQLAIDRAKALFGAEHANVQPHAGAQANAAVYHALLQPGDTIMGLALPHGGHLSHGMKLNVSGRLYDIAPYEVDRETSLIDMDEVQRIAKERRPKLLLAGWSAYPRQLDFARFRAIADEVGALLMVDMAHFAGLVAAGLHPNPVQHADVVTSTVHKTLGGARGGLILCREEYAKAINSAVFPGQQGGPLEHVIAGKAVAFKIAATELFRERQQRTIEGAQAVAAAIMGAGHGVNVLTGGTDVHLALVDLRASEIDGQQSEDRLHDIGITVNRNAVPFDPRPPMVTSGLRVGTGALATRGLQAEDFAEVGQIIATALTPDHQARRDELADRVTAIADRYPLYEQLGAGAAA
- a CDS encoding L-threonylcarbamoyladenylate synthase; its protein translation is MITPDQAATFERCMAVGGVALFGADTVYGLACDPGNDEAVRRLYAIKRRRPDRPAAVMFFSRELALAALPEVGPRTVAGLEALLPGGVTVLLPNPLRRYPLACGPDPDAPLGLRVPALGPAAAGLAAVRWPVLQSSANLSGEPEARRLEDVAAVVRDDVDLVLDAGELAGRASTVIDLRRYEDDGHWEIVREGAVSPGCVEAALGALG